The genomic interval GGCCAGATATGATGTATTAAGTGAGTCTCATTAGCATCATGGAAAATCCGACAGAGATGCATCTGCTAGCTGCCAAGAGAATACTTCGATACTTGGAAGGTACTAAGGAATTTGGGCCGTTCTACAAGAAGGGAGAGAAATCAAACTTGATTGGTTTTATTGACAGCAATTATGCAGGGGATCAAGATGATAGAAAAAGTACTTCAAGCTATGTTTTTGTCCTTGGTTCAGGGGCTGTTTCATGGTCATCCAAGAAACAATCAATCGTCACTCTATCAACCACTGAAGCTAAGTTTGTTGCTGCAACTTCATGTACATGTCAAGCCATATggctgaagagaattcttgaagaacttCATTTCAAGAGACAAGTGCTACTGCAATTTTTTGTGGCAacaattcagcaatcaaactctccaAAAATCCAGTTTTACATGGGAGAAGTAAGCACATAGATGTGAAGTTTCATTTCCTAAGAGATCTCACAAAAGCTAGAACAATTGAACTCATCTACTATAGGAGTGAAGATCAACttgcagatatattcacaaagcCTCTCAAATTGCCTTCGTTTATGAAGTTAAGAGAATTGTTGGGTGTTTGTATGCTGGATTTTTTATTGACTTCggagcttcttttttttttttttctcttttttttgaaTTGTGTATTAAATTGAATGTTTGAAGACGTCAGTTTAGGGGGGGTGTTatgaatttgttttgttttgaatttGTCAAACTTGTCTTTCACGTGGGTCATTAGATGTATGATGAGCAGACCTAGTCTTTAGGCATGTCATTAGTTTGTTTTTAGTCTTGCAGATCATGGGTTAGTGGTCAAAAGTTGTTGctatttttcagttttttttcaTTGATGTATTGCCTATTTAAAGGGCTATTGGTTAATTGAATAATATAGTAGAAAATCTTCTTCTCCTCCATTTTtatctctccctcacttgtgagttccaactgctctccCTTAAATGGAAACCGTCTCCCTTATTtgtaagcccaattctccaatagttgctcaagcGGGCCTTACCACCATACCTTAcgtgcctcggattgcattccatgtgcctccaaaccaatTCTACCTCCCACATCtagaccctattcggatccatcttattggcctcggtcatacacttggtcctccaactgttaccACGccaagagaattagcttcacgcCTTGACTTTTTCAGTAATGTCGCTCACCCAAAGTTACAAATCGTCGGTTCTAATACCACTGTTTGAAATAGGAGGAGAAGAAAGTTTTTCTTCTATATTATTCAATTAACCAATAGCCCTTTAAATAGGCAATACATCAACTGAAAAAAACTGAAAAATAGCAACAACTTTTGACCACTAACCCATGATCTGCAACACTAAAACAAACTAATAACGTGCCTAAAGACTAGGTCTACTCATCCTACATCTAAGGACCCACGTGAAAGACAAGTTTGACaaattcaaaacaaaacaaattcatTACACCCCCCCCCCACCCTAAACTGACGTCTTCAAACATTCAGTTTAATACACAACTAAAAAGAAGAGCAGCTTCGAAGTCCCTAAAAAGTCCAGCATACAAACACCCAACAATTCTCTTAACTTCATAAACAAAGGCAATTTGAGAGGCTTTGTGAAAGTTACTGGATCGTAGTCTCTCAAATTGCCTTCGTTTCTAAAGTTAAGAGAATTGTTGGGTGTTTGTATGCTGGATTTTTTAGGGACTTCgaagctgtttttttttttctgaattgtGTATTAAACTGAATGTTTGAAGCGTCCGTTtaaagggtggggggggggggttttatgaatttgttttgttttgaatttGTCAAACTTGTCTTTCATGTGGGTCCTTAGATGTAGGATGAGTAGACCTAGTCTTTAGGCTTGTTATTAGTTTGTTTTTAGTGTTGCAGATCATGGGTTAGTGGTCAAAAGTTGTActatttttcagtttttttttttaatgatgtaTTGCCTATTTAAAGGGCTATTGGTTAATTGAATAATATAGTTGAAAAGTTTTCTTCTCCCCCATTTTTATCTCTCCCTCgcttgtgagttccaattgctcccccTTAAATGGAAACCGTCTCCCTTATTCGTAAGTCTAATTCTCCAGTAGTTGCTTAAGGGGGCCTTACCATCATGccttacgtgcctcagattgcattccatgtgcctccgaaccaattctacctcccacatcttgaccctatttggatccatcttccAAACCTAGataatccttattggcctcaatcATACATTTGGTCCTCCAATTGTTACCACATCAAGAAATTAGCTTCACACCTCAACTTTTTCTGTAACGTCGCTCGCCAAAACTTACAAACcgtcggctctaataccactgtTTGAAATAGGAGGAGAAGAAAGCTTTTCTTCTATATTATTCAATTAACCAATAGCCCTTTAAATAGGCAATACATCAACGGAAAAAAACTGAAAAATAGCAACAAATTTTGACCACTAACCCATGATCTACAACACTAAAAGCAAACAAATAGCATGCTTAAAGACTAGGTCTACTCATCCTACATCCAAGGAACCACGTGAAAGACAAGTTTGACaaattcaaaacaaaacaaattcatAACAGGAAGTCCATAAACCCCTCCCAGTTCTACTCTTTTCAAAGCCCCAAAATCTCATCAACCAAAAATCATACACATTTTGCAGGGCCACCAATGCCTCACCAAAATAAGAGAACAATGTGTTCCAAACCTTTTGTGTTGATTTCACAACTCAAGATCATTTCATCTTAGGATAGACTTAAATATCAACACCATCCTACCCAAAACTCTCATACAATTTTACTAAAGATAACGCACCCCATActtcttcttttctttaattACTGAGCAGAGCTTCCACTACTTTTTGTAAGATGACAACAAAGAATGGAAGGGGCAAAAATTTATCATTACCTGCTTCTTATCCATAAGCATTATGCTCTCCCAAACCTCAAGTGATAAAAAAGTCTCACCTCTATCAACTTGATATGGATGGCAAAGcagaaatcaaggaagaatgcAATGCAAGCATAATATGATTATGTAAGTGTCGTGTTACAACTTACGCACACAGTTGTACTTCTAACAATGTAGCAGAAACCCATTAAAGGAGAGTGCAACAAGGATATGGGCATAGGATATGCATCAAAGACATCAAACATTGAATAGATCTACCATCATATCTGCACCTAACAGTGATGTCAACTAATTATAGGAAAAGGTGGGAAAGTTTCTGGTTCACTAAGATTCTGTTAGGAATCTCATGATACTTTCATAATATATTActatcatggttttaaattgcaattgtgggtagcgtaacgtaacggtaatgaGTGTAACGgaaagcgggagtagcggatgttacataacgggaagtgggtgtaccggccgtgaatttttttgaagcacgcacaaccttgtacatattagcatacttgcacgttttaaacttttagcccttcttagaaagagttttagtgtattttggatcatttagttcgagtaactaagttctTTGGTAatggcaacaagtttacatttgttttaaaccaccattaatagaaaaattacgtgtgtgtgtgcatttatacttctcattgttcttatttgtgataaattcttatgtgtgctaaattaattaataaaacaaaatacattatacactccattaatctattagacacataagacatacaaataatacaaatataaaatagctagaaaagaaaaatgattgaagttgaaaaatatagaacataaatatcacattactaatattatcaaaataaaatattttccttactagtattttcaaattgttaattaatgcatctattgtgagtatttaaagaaatagtaaattttgtatcattgtcatcctctttataatcttttcccctctcgccacatggtatattgagaatgattttgaaagagagtaaaaaagtgagaagaaaaagtaaaaaataaaataaatttttttgtgtaACAGTCTTGTAatggttacgtaacggccgtagcgacctttacgtaacggtcacgGTCAGTAACGACcactacggccgtgatttttcttcacACTGATTTCccagtgtgtaacggtatcggcaACCTAAAAAACCATTACGTAACGGCATTaggtaacggtcgcggcctttatttaaaaccatgattacTATACTTCACAAATCTATCAAAATAAACATTTTACATAGGAGATACTAGATTTATAAAAACTTCATTGCAATCGACCATTCGGTGGCCTAATTTTTGGAGGTTAGACAAATCTAACACCAAGATACACACACGCACCAACAACTCAAGTCCTTGTAAAGTCCAAATACTTACATTggcaaagattttttttttttcctataagATATTGTCTAAGATGTTTCAATGTCCTCATCATGATCATGGTCTATTTTTGAAAAGCACATGCAATATCATGATGTCAGGAATGTGTGATGGAAAAGCAGCCAATATTTGTTGATTGAAGCTGGAAAGAACTTTTGAAGTTCATCTCAAAGATGAAGCTCCTGAGGAATGACTATATCACAAAATGAAATTTTTAGAACACTTGTGAACTGCATACCCCCAGCCTTGACATTCATTCTATGTTAGTCATGCTCCACAACAAAGCAATTAAACAGAGTTTCAACGAGGTAAATGTTGGTTGCCACACCCTTTACTAACTCCAGGCAAGGATATCTCGCAGCCAGATTTTAACCATAAGGCCATCTTTACAATTAAAACTCATCACCTTCAAGACACCTTTCTCTCACAGAAGGGTGAGTAGAACCCAAAAATGGAATATCCTATTTCCCTATTCCCCAGTTACCTTGAAAACATGAGATATTCAGCATCAAGCACAGAATTTAGTGTCAAATTGAGAACTACACACTATGCAACTTTCCCATTTATGTTCTAAAATTTCAATCAAAACATGCATATGGGTACCGAAAACTGAAACCAACACACATAGCAAGCATTAAGATGGTTATACCCCGAAACTGATTATACCATTTCGAGTTCTTGAGCCATCAAAATGCAGGGGCCGCACCACGCCGCAAAGAAATCAATTAAAAGGGGTAGCTTTCTCTCCCCCTTTACAAGCAATTGAATCTCCTTTGCTGAGTACTTCTTCTGCCGAATTAAACCAACAAACGAACACACAAGCATTTCAAGTTAGAACATTATTTATATTTCAAATGCAAATACGCGGAGGCGTTTTTGAGAGCGTACCACAAGATAATCGTCGGCGAGATACTTGCCGGAGTGGGGTCTGCACAGCAACCTTCTGGGCTGCGTGGAGAGTGAAAATGGAGGGTTGGTGGCGAAGGGTGAGTTGAAGGGTTGCTGGGTTTTCTTCAAAGGGTTGTGAGGGTGGCTCGGCAGAGGTGACACTGATGGGTTATGAAGCGCAGAGATGGGGATGAAGCTGGCGATGCCATGACGGAGCAGGGTGGTTTGCAGAACAGCCATACGCAGAGAATCACACAGAAGATTTCCTCTCCCGGGCTGGAATTGGATTGGCCCCGAAATCCAATCCTTGCGAGATTGGGACTTTCGTCACTAAGCCCACCCGCATAATTAAGACTGAAATTGTATCTTCTTTCTTGTACTACAAAAGAATTTGCACACACCactttttcattttttacatTGAAGGCCCACATTATTTTAAACAACACAATGTTAATTTTTCATCGCAAGTTATTGTTTAAAAAATCTAGTCAAGATTTAAATTGAACTCATAATTTAATTCTTAACTTAAAAATTCTAACAAAAATccaacttcagtcgactgaagtcttTGTAAGCGCAAATTTGatcctaaagttattccaaaaattttgtatgattttagtctttttagaaaaaaaaatttttgtaaAATGTTAGGAGTCCTATGGTCAACCTATGGTCATTTGAACAATCAATttatatcatgtagatgcatgcattattacagaccaaagatataaaaattaaacgCAATACAATtacaataaatgtcttcttcttcttttactcttcaaaTCTTCATGAAACAGTTAGGATAATGTGAGCTTTAAAtcctttctggcttccatcttTCTATTTTGTGTGTGCATTCCGAATAGTGAACTTGTTCAAAATGCTAGGCACACAAATGAAACACTTGTGTttttcaacatcaaaatagagatttgACCTAAAATGCCAACAGTTCTGATTAAGATCTGAACCCTCCGCCATCTAaagccaataaagcttttgcttaagatacagtTTGTTTGTAAGTGATTTGGATATGTACCAACTTTCAAGTTTCAACCAAATCTCAACCAGCGATTCCTCATTTATGATGTTATACATAACGTCATTGGCCAGACAATGTTGGATCATGGAAATCACTTTggcttcaagctccttccaacttgtatCATTCATGTCATCCAACTTCTTTCTGTACAAAGCCTTAACCATCCCTTGTTGCACCAGTAGATCTTTCACCCATCATTGCCATAGCCCAAAATTACCAATTTTTTTAAACTTGTTCACATCGAATTTAATCAAAGAAACCCCAACCATTGTAGAaccaataactctgataccattttttgttgttcgttcaacttgaactCGTGCAGTGGAAGCACACACAATCAAACATGAAATAATAAACAACCACTAATGTAATCACtggatgatgaaatatactcaagaagcaattgaacaataataagaaaaataaaaaacacaactagaatgcACAAGATTTACGTGATTTGGAAAtagcctatgtccacgggagcagcacTTTGGTTTTCACTGTGAACAATGTCAAAGCTACAATCTTTGGGTTATAGTATTATTTAAGTATGAACCCAATACGCACATATGTGTTATAGTATATCTAAACTACATTTTTGTCAATCCTTGGAGGAAATCCCTTTGTTTTAGCCCAATCTACAAGGCCTTGATTTGAAATCACGTAATATGTGCTGACGGTAACCATTGACGATTTGGTGCTAAGAAAAATGTCTTTTGCATACTGCCTGAAACCTTCAACGTTAGGGCCCAATCAGTTTGTCCTCGAATCTATAGTATCCTCTAATGCAATTGTCCTTACTTCACGTAGCTCTCTCTAGTACATGTGATCCactctgaatatgagccacatccccaatagTTTCCCATACAAGTCatcatttaattcatgatataacTTCTTACTTGAGGGAAATATATACTTTCCATCTTAGAAAAATAAACGTTCCAATTTTTCAATTCtctcatgttatacatataccctTATAATATTCGATAATCAATAGAGAAAGATGCCTTCATTCAAAATTTAACATGATATCAGAACTGGACCTTGGGCTGCTTAGTTCCTTCGTGGGTTGGACTtctcctcgcctcatttcccccTATGGGCTCTCATCGCCTCCTTTCTCCCATGGGCTCGAGGAGGAGTATTAATGTCCGTCCAGTCTCACATCGTCTCTGTGAATAGTTCCAAAACCAGTATAAGattctcttaactctctctccttaatacttaggttttgaggatgagttctctaacaaaTAAAAATCATCAAAGATAAGTAATTAATGATATTTATTAGCAAGTTAATTTTTTATAAACACTTAGTTCAATCCTAGTACTAACCCTAATACT from Malania oleifera isolate guangnan ecotype guangnan chromosome 9, ASM2987363v1, whole genome shotgun sequence carries:
- the LOC131164085 gene encoding thioredoxin-like protein CITRX, chloroplastic isoform X1, yielding MAVLQTTLLRHGIASFIPISALHNPSVSPLPSHPHNPLKKTQQPFNSPFATNPPFSLSTQPRRLLCRPHSGKYLADDYLVKKYSAKEIQLLVKGERKLPLLIDFFAAWCGPCILMAQELEMLAVEYENKLLIVKVDTDEEYEFAHDMQVRGLPTLFFISPDSNKDAIRTEGLIPIQMMRDIINNDM
- the LOC131164085 gene encoding thioredoxin-like protein CITRX, chloroplastic isoform X2; protein product: MAVLQTTLLRHGIASFIPISALHNPSVSPLPSHPHNPLKKTQQPFNSPFATNPPFSLSTQPRRLLCRPHSGKYLADDYLVKKYSAKEIQLLVKGERKLPLLIDFFAAWCGPCILMAQELEMLAVEYENKLLIVKVDTDEEYEFAHDMQREETC